The following nucleotide sequence is from Microbacterium arborescens.
GATCTACCCTGGCTGCATGAGCGAGCGCGAGCTGCGGTTTCCGGCCACCATCGGCGTCGAGGTGAAGGGCGAGACGTGGAGCTGCGTCGACATCCCGGGGTCTGCGGAGTTCTTCGGCACGAAGAAGACGGTGCGCGTCGACGCCACGATCGACGATGTGAGGCTGGAGAACGTCGGGGCGATGGTCACCGGCTCGGGCGGACACATGGTGTCGCTCAGCGCGAAGGTGCGGAAGCAGCTCGGCAAAGACATCGGTGACGCCGTCGACGTCGTGATCACGCCTCGGTAAAGCCTCCGCGCCCGCCGCCCATTCCTCCCCAACGCCGCGGCACAGCGACCTTTCCTCGATGGAACATATCTTCGATATGAATGTCGTACCCCACTGCCAAGATGGGTACATGCAAGCGAACGAGTCATCGAACGACGAACCGGATGCCGGCTCCTCCGGCTCGTCGCTCGCGAGCCTCATCGATCGGGTGTCTGAGGCCGACGATCTGCTCCAGGATGCGCACATCGCGATGACGCGCGCTCTCGCCGAGGCGGGACGCAGCGCTCTGCGCCAGGCGGCGCGCTCCGCCGCGCGTCCCCGAGGCATGGGATCCGACATGGAGATGCGCTCGATCGCAGCAGAAGTCGCCGGAGTGCGACGGTCGCACGATCGCCGCGCCCAGAGCGAGATCGACCACGCGCTGACCATCGTCGACGACTACCCCGCCGCCTTCGAGGCATGGCAGCATCGGCGCATCACCCGCGACCACGTCGACATGGTCGTCCGGATGGGCTGCGGTCTCGACGACGACATCAGACCCGAGTACGAGCGCCAGGCCATCTCGATCTGCGAGCGCGACATCGCATCACGGGTGCGCGAATCGCTCCGCAATCTCGCCGCGCGGCTGGGGGCCGAATCGTTCACCGAGCGGCACCGCACTGCGGCGGCGAAGCGAAGCGTCTGGGTGACGCACGGCGCCGACGGCATGTCCGAACTCGGCGCGAACCTGCCCACGGTCATCGCCACCGGCATCCACGATCGCCTCACCGCCATGGCGCATTCCGTCAAAGATGACCGGTCAGCCGCAGGTGCCCCCTCGACCGACGATGCCGCGGCGAGTTCGACAGGTGTCCAAGAGGCGGATGTCACGGCCGGGGATGTCGCACAGCCCGATGTCCGCACGATGGATCAGCTGCGCGCCGATATCCTCGGCGACCTGTTGCTCGGCGGCGCTCCGATCGTCGACCCGACCTACGGCAGCGACGCCGCGGGTCCGCTCGGCGCGATCCGAGCACAGGTGCAGGTGACGCTGACGTCCGAGACGATGAGTGGTGCCGATGACGCTCCGGCCGAGCTGCTCGGCGCTGCACTGATCGACGCCGACACGGCACGCGAGCTTGCCGGTCGCGCGAAGATCTGGAACCGCCTCTTCGTCGATCCGATCACGCGAACGCCGGTCGAAGTCGACACCTATCGGCCGCCCGCCGCGATGAGCCGACTGCTCAAAGCGCGAGATCAGCACTGCCGGTTCCCCGGATGCCGGCGGGCTGCGATCCGCTGCGAGCTCGACCACACGATCGACTACGCCCGGGGCGGCCACACCCACATCTTCAATCTGGCCCACCTCTGCCAGCGCCACCATTCGATGAAGCAGTTCACGAGATGGGAGGTTCGGCAGGTCGGAGGCGGCGTCCTGGAGTGGACCTCACCCCTCGGTCGGGTCTACCGCGAAGACGTTCCCGTTCCATCGGTGTGCTTTGTTCCCGATATCGGCAGCCCGCCGCCACCACCGGCGCTCGCGGCAAGGACCGGTGCACCGCCCGATGGGGCGCCACCCTTCTGACCCGACGCGCAGTTCCCGCGAGACCGACGGGATGCGGAGGGCGGAGGGCGCCGGGCGCCGGGAGATCACGCGCTGCGAATACGCTCCGCCTCAGCGAGCACGACGGGATCCTCGCATCCGCGGGCGAACCCGGCGATCCGCCGATCGATGTCCCGCTGCAGAATAGCCGCGCCGACGCGCTCCGCGAGCGGCGCGAGCCATGCCGGGCGGCAGGTGAAGTTGTAGCGCCACACCGCCAGCGTGCGCGATGGGTCACCGTCGACCGGACGGAACCGCCACCCGCCGCCCATCCTCGCGAAGAACCACGAGCCCTTCGTCATCCGCATCCCGACGTTCGACGGCGGGTTGTACGAGACGTACTCGCTCTCCATCGCGAGCCCGAACCGCTGGACCGTGTAGGTACGAACTCCCTTCGCGGGACGTTCGGCACCGATCAGGTGCTGTCGCCGGATGAACGGATCCCATCGCTTGCGCACCTCGCCCTGCGTCTGCGACACCGCGAATGCAACGTCGACGGACACGGGAACGACGCAACGCGACTCGACGACCGGCATCCGCCCATCGTGGCACGCTCCGGCGACGCATACTGAGAAGGGCGACCCCGCCCACCCAGCCCCTGAATCAACGGAGAATCATGCGCAGCGTCCCCCTCGGTCGGAGCAACATCCAGGTCCCCAACGTCGTCGCCGGCATGATGCGGATCGAGGACCTTTCCGACGCCGACATCCGCGCCCTCTACGACCGCTGCCGCGAGGTCGGTGTCGACTTCTTCGACCACGCCGACCTGTACGGCTCGTCGCGCCACGCGTGCGAGCGGCGCTTCGCCGAGGCGCTCAACCTGACGACATCCGAACGCGACGAGATCACACTGCAGACCAAGACCGGCATCGTCGCCGATGACTGGCACTTCGACCACTCGTACGAGCACATCGTCACCTCGGCCGAAGAGTCGCTCGAAGCGCTCGGCACCGACCGCATCGACGTGCTGCTGCTGCACCGTCCCGACGCTCTCGTCGAGCCCGACGAGGTCGCCCGCGCCTTCGACCACCTCGAGTCGTCGGGCAAAGTCCGCGCCTTCGGCGTCTCGAACCACACGCCCCGCCAGATCGACCTGCTGAAGACGGCCGTGACCCAGCCGCTCGTGGCCAACCAGGTGCAGCTGTCGATCACGCACTCGACGATCATCGCCCAGGGACTCGCGTCGAACATGGCCGGCGAAGACGACTCGATCACGCGAGACGGCGGCGGGCTCGTCGACTACGCGCGCATCAACGGCATCACCCTGCAGGCGTGGTCACCGTTCCAGAAGGGCTTCTTCGACGGGGTCATCTTCGGTGCCGAGGAGTACCCGGAGCTCAACGCGAAGCTCGACGAGCTCGCCGCGAAGTACGGCGTCACCCCGACCGCCATCGCGACCGCGTGGATCACCCGCCACCCCGCCGGCATGCAGGTCGTGCTCGGCACCACGAATCCCCAGCGCGTCGCGGATGCCGCCGCCGGCAGCGACATCCCCCTCACCCGCGGCGAGTGGTACGCACTCATCCAGGCCGCCGGCCACAAGGTCCCCTGAGTCCGGAGCCCCGAGCCCGGAGCTACTCGCAGCCGATGCCGTCGCCGTCGCGGTCGAGGTGGCGCCCATAACCGGGGTCGCCCGCCCGCACGGGGGCGGCACCGGCGTTCCGAGCTGCCGTGCAGTTGTCGTAATACGTGGATGCCGGAGCCGCAGGCGCCTGCGCGGCGGGTGCCTGCGCGGCCGGCACCTGAGCCACCGGCGCTTGCGCAGACCGAGATGACAGCTGCCCCTCTAGGTCCGCGATCCGCGCGGCCCGGGCGTCGAGTTCGGTCTGCGACGCGGTCGCCGCTGTCTGCATCTCAGTGACCTGCGCGGTGGCGGTCTCGAGCGACGCGGTCGCCGTGGCGAGGTCCTCGAGCGCTTCATCGAGATCGGCGCGGGCGTCGGTGAGCGCGGTGTCGTTCTCGACAGCAACCGTCTCCGCGTCGGCGACATCCGTCTCGAGCGAGGTCACCTGATCCTTCAGCGACGTCACCTCGGATTGAGCGCCCGCTCCGCCGGCCCCGCCACCGAGCAGCAGCCCCGCGACGAGCGCCGACGCCGACGTGATCAGCGCGGCCTTGCGCGACATCGGACGCGCCAGAAACGACGGCTTGCCGTCGGCACGCAGGCTGGATCCGGCCATGTTCTTCTCCCCCATCGCCGCGCCCCCGCGCGGCCCCGCCGTCATCATCGCGGGAGAGCCGTCACCGCACCACGGATGCCCGGCCGGTGCGTCGCAATGCGGACCGGCGGCGTCGCGTTCCGCTCCGGTCAGGTGCCGCAGAACGTCTGGTAGCCCGCGGCGAAGTCCGCACCCGCCGGCTCGGCGTACCGCTCGGCGCCCGCGCGCGCCGTGAACGGCGTCGACAGCACGGTCGTCAGCCAGCCGAGAGGCTCGAGGTTCCCGTCCGTCGCCGCGGCGAGCGCCTCCTCCACGAGGTGGTTCCGCGGCACGTAGATCGGGTTCGCCGCATCCATCGCACCGACGTCCGGATCCAGCGCACGCCACCGGCCCAGCCAGCCGGCCAGCGCCGCGTCGCCGCCGAGAGCCGCCTCAAGACCGGCGGCATCGCCGCGCGCGGCATCCGACAGCGACCGGAACGTCGAGGTGTAGTCGGCGCGCACCCGCTCGAGCATCTCGTGGAAGTCGCCCGCCAGAGCCTCGACCTGCTCATCGGAGACCACTCGCGCACCGACGAGCCCCAGCTTTCGTCGCATGCCCGCCGTCCGCGCCTCGGCGAACCGAGGCCGGAACTCGGCCAGCACGCCCTGCGCCCGCTCGACGGCACGGTCGAGCTGGTCGTCGATCAACGGCAGCATCGCCTCGGCGAGGCGGGCGAGGTTCCACTCTGCGATGTACGCCTGGGCGCCATACGCGTAACGCCCGCCGGTGTCGATCGAGCTGTACACCGTCGCCGGGTCGTACGCGTCGAGGAAAGCGCATGGGCCGTAGTCGATCGTCTCGCCCGAAAGCGTCATGTTGTCGGTGTTCATGACCCCGTGGATGAAGCCGACCAGCATCCACCGGGCCACGAGATCGGCCTGCGCCGCCACAACGGCGCGGAACAGGCCCAGCGCGGGAATCTCCTCGTCCGCAGCCTCGGGGTGGTGCCGCCTGATCGCATAGTCGACCACCGCCCGCAGCACCGCGATGTCGCCCGTACCCCGCGCGAACTCGACGCTGCCCACACGCAGGTGGCTCGAGGCGGTCCGCACCAGCACGGCACCGGGCAGCGCCGTCTCGCGCAGCACCTCACGCCCGGTCGCGACGACGGCGAGCGAACGGGTCGTCGGGATGCCGAGAGCGTGCATCGCCTCGCTCATGACGTACTCCCGCAGCATCGGGCCGACCGCCGCGAGCCCGTCGCCCGCACGCGCGAACGGCGTCGGCCCGGATCCCTTCAGGTGCAGGTCACGGAGCGAGCCGTCGGGTGCGATGATCTCGCCGAGCAGCAGCGCCCGCCCATCGCCGAGCCGCGGCGAGAAGCCGCCGAACTGGTGACCGGCGTACGCCTGTGCGACCGGCTGCGCGCCATCGGGCAGCGCAGCACCCACGAGAAAGTCGACCCCTGCGGGGCTGTGCAGGAACGCGGCATCCAGCCCCAGCTCGTCGGCGAGCGCCTCGTTGAGCACGAGCAGCCGCGGCTCGGGCGCCGGATCTGCCGACCACGGCCGCGCGAGCGCGGGCAACGCGTCGGCAAAGTCGTGCGACAGCGAGAGCGTGACGGGAGGCATGAACCGAGGCTACGCGGGCTGCGCCGCACCGGGGCCGGCGTGGCGGTCCTCCGGATGATCCGGGCAGGCCCGGGACAGCGGCAGTGAAACCGGCGCGTAACGCGCCGACACCGACAGGAAACGCTGTCCTGCCAAGCTCGGCACATCCCCCGAGGACCGTGGGCTCGGAGCCCCACGAGAGCCTGCCGTCCTGAGTGCACCCGACCCAGGAAAGGGGCTGCTTCCGCATGCCTGCTCGACCATCGATCACCCTCGCGCCCGCCGTCGCCGGCGTCGTCGCACTGGCCGCGGCCCTCGCCGCGGCACCGGCCGCGGTGGCCGCACCACCCAGCGCGACCTTCGCGATCGGCATCGCCGCCACCGCCACGGAAGGCGACCGGATCGACGTCGTCCTCACGGCGACCGACGTCGTCGACCTCTACGCCTACGACCTCGAAGTCTCCGTGCCCGACGCTCTGCTCGACTACGTCGACGGCACGGCCACAGGTCCCGACGGCGGCTTCACCGCCGCACGCGAGACCGCGAGCGGCACGATCACCGTCACCCACTCCCGCCTCGGCACCTCGCCCGGCCTCGCCTCCGACCCTGCCGCTCCCCTCACGCTCGCGACGCTTTCGTTCACCGCCGAGGGCGCCGGGACGGCCGAGGTCTCACTCCCGAGCGTCCGTCTCGTCGGCGGCACCGGCGAGACGGCGACGGCAACGGATGCCGCGACCGCCGACATCACGATCGCCGCTCTCCCCGTCGCTGAGCCCGAACCCGAGCCCGAACCCGAACCCGAACCCGAACCGTCGGCGAGCGCGCCCGTCGCGGGCTCCCCGGCTGCCGGATCCGGAGGTTCCGCCCCCGGCGGAGCCGCCAGCGGATCGCTCTCGGCCACCGGCGGCGACGCGACGCCGATCGTGCTGGGCGCGGCGCTCGGCGCCGTTCTTCTCGCCGCGGGCACCGCTATCGTCCTGCGCCGCCGGGCGGTGACCGCATGAACCGCCGGCTGATCGTCCCCGCCGCCGCCATCGGCGCGCTGCTGACCTGCGGTTTCGCCGCACCCGCAGCCGCGGCGCCCGCCGTGGCCGCAGCGGCCGCACCTACCGCCGGGGCTCCGTTCCTCGCGCCCTACTACACCGAGCTCGACCTCACGGGCGACGACAGGATCACGACGGACGACCTCGCCGTTGTCGCGGCGTTCATCGGAAGCACCAACACCGACGCCGACTGGGCGGAGGCGGGAGCGTACGACCTCGACGGGGACGGTGCGATCACGGCATCAGACATCGCCCTCGTCTCCGAGCGAGCCATCTACGACGACGGTCCCTTCGAGATCGTCGAGGCCGACGTCGTGTCGATGCAGGCGGCGATGAACGCCGGGGTCGTCACGTCGGTCGAGCTCACCCAGCAGTATCTCGACCGCATCGCCACCTACGACCGCGCGGTGATCGAGCCCGGTGGACGGCCGCTGAACTCGATCATCACGACCGGCGACGCCGCCGCCCTCGCTGCGGCAGCAGCAGCCGACACCGTTCGCGCCGAGAAGGGCATGACGAGCATGCTGCTCGGTGTGCCGATCGCGGTGAAGGACAACTACAACACCCTCGACATGCCCACCACGGCCGGCTGCGGCTGCTGGAACGACAACCGCACCGCCTCGGACGCGCACATGGTCGAAGGCCTTCGCGCCGACGGCGCGGTCATCCTCGCCAAGGCGAGCATGGACGAGTTCGCTATCAACCTGTCGTCGCAGTGGTCGGCCTACCAGCCGGCCGGCACCGCCCTCACCGTCTCGAGCCCGTACGCGACGAACCGCAGCTCCGGCGGATCGTCGGGAGGGACGGGCGCCGCCATCGCGAGCAACCTCGCCGCGATCGGGTTCGGCACCGACACGGGCGGCTCGATCCGCATCCCGTCGACCTACAACCAGCTCGTCGGCGTGCGTCCGACGGTGGGGCTCGCGAGCCGCGACGGCATCGTGCCGCTCGCGCTCTCGCAGGACACCGGCGGTCCGATGGCGCGCTCGGTCACCGACGCGGCGGTCGCTCTCGACGCCGTCGTGGGCGCCGATTCGGCGGATCCGGTGACAGCCCGCCAGGAGGGGCTCGTGCCCGCCAGCTACACCGCTTCGCTCGACGCCGATGCCCTCCGCGGCGCCCGCATCGCCGTGATCACGGGTCTGCCGACCGCGCAGAACATGGTCGGCACCAACGCCACGACGCAGCGCCTGTTCACCGCTGCGCGTGAGACGCTCGAGGCGCAGGGCGCCGAGGTCGTCGAGCTCGCGGCGCCCGACGGATTCAGCGGCATCCTGAGCGAGGGAAGCGGCAGCGCCGTCGAGTTCGGGTACGACCTGCAGGCCTACATCGACGACTACCTGATCCCGGCAGTCAGCGCTCGGAGCCTCGCAGCCATCGCGCAGTCGCCGAACGTCGCACCGAACCGCGGCTCATCGACGTACGGGCCGCGCTCGACCGTCACCCCGCAGCAGTACGAGGACTGGGCGGGACCGGCGGGATCGCACACGCTGCAGCTCGCCCGCGGAAAGCAGATCGTCACGGAGTTCCTCGACGCGAACGACATCGACGCGATCATCTATCCCAGCGGCACGCCCTACGGCACGGTCGGCAGCAACATGCGGCTGAGCCCGAACACGGGCCTTCCGGCCGTGACGGTGCCGATGGGCCAGGCGAGCGCGACCGAGCAGATCCCCGGTGCTGGCGTGAACCTCGAGTTCCTGGGACGCGATTTCGCCGAGGGAACCCTGCTGGGTCTGGCGTTCTCGTTCGAGCAGGCGACCGGCGCGCGGACGACGCCTGCGCTGTACGGACCGCTTCCGGCGGGCTGATCATTCCCGTGACGCGGGTGGCTCGTTTACACCCGCGTCACGGGAAGTTGATATGAAAGAGTGTCGGTCCCGTCGGGGCCGCGGAGAGAGAGCATGATGCGTCTGTCGGTCATCGGTTGCGGTTACCTCGGTGCGGTCCACGCCGCCGCGATGGCATCCATCGGGCACGAGGTCGTCGGAATCGACGTCGACGCGCGCAAGATCGCCTCGCTCTCGAACGGCGAGGCGCCGTTCTTCGAACCCGGGCTGCAGGAGATCCTGAGCGACGGCCTCGCCTCGGGCCGACTCCGCTTCTCGACCGACATGGCGGATGCCGCCGGCGCCGCCGTCCACTTCATCGGCGTGGGCACCCCGCAGCAGAAGGACGGCTACGCCGCCGACCTCACCTACGTCAACGCCGCTGTCGATGCGCTCATCCCGCACCTCGCCGAGGGCGACATCGTCGCGGGCAAGTCGACGGTCCCCGTCGGCACCGCCGCGACGCTCGCCGAACGCGTGACCCCCACCGGCGCCACCCTCGTCTGGAACCCGGAGTTCCTGCGCGAGGGGTGGGCCGTGCAGGACACCGTCGACCCCGACCGCCTCGTCGCGGGTGTTCCCGCCGGCGCCGAGGGCGAGCGAGCCGCCGACATCCTGCGCGAGGTGTACCACCCCTCGATCGCCAAGAGCACCCCGTTCATCGTTACCAACCTCGCCACCGCCGAACTCGTGAAGGTCGCCGCGAACGCCTTCCTCGCGACGAAGATCAGCTTCATCAACGCCATGGCCGAGATCGCCGAGGTCACCGGAGCAGACGTCACGACCCTCGCCGACGCGATCGGTCACGACGCACGCATCGGCCGCCGCTTCCTCGGGGCCGGCATCGGCTTCGGCGGCGGTTGCCTGCCCAAGGACATCCGCGCCTTCTCCGCCCGTGCCGAAGAGCTCGGCCGCGGCGAGTCGGTCGCCTTCCTCCGCGAGGTCGACGCGATCAACATGCGGCGCCGCGACCGCGCCGTCGACCTCGTCGTCAGCGCCTTCGGCGGATCGGTGTTCAAGAAGAACATCACGGTGCTCGGGGCCGCCTTCAAGCCGCACAGCGACGACACCCGAGACTCCCCCGCGCTCGACGTCGCCGTTCGCCTGCACGGCCTCGGCGCGTGGGTCACCGTGACCGATCCCGAGGCGATCGAGAACGCCCGTCGCATCCACCCGCAGCTGAACTACGTCGACGACCGCGACGAGGCCCTCCGCGCCGCCGACGCCGTCATCGTCGTCACCGAGTGGGACGAGTACCGTCGCGAGCTCGACCCGGCTCATGCGGCCTCCCTCACCGCCGGGCGGATCATCATCGACGGACGCAACTGCCTCGACGCCGACGCATGGCGCGCCGCCGGTTGGGACTACCGCGGCATGGGGCGCCCCTGACATACACCACACCGGCGAATCGGGCACGGGTCCCCCTGCGCACCGGTCGTCCGCGCGATGATGAACGGGTGAGCGACCCCCGCGACTCGATGACCCTGCCCCGCTTGACCGAGGAGGGACAAGCTGACAGCGCCGTGGCCCGCGCACTCGACGCCGCGGCCGACATCGACGGCTTCGGCACGGATGTGGCCGCCACCCTCGACTGGGCGGTCATGGTCGGCGCGACCCGGCCGCTCGATCACTCGGCGATCGACGACTGGTCGCTGCTCGCCTCGGTGGCGGGTCGCGATGTCGCGGCCGCCCGCATCCTCGAACCCCACCTCGACGCGCTCGACATCCTCGACCAAGCCCGGCGCGAGGGGTGCGAGGCCGCGCTCGAGTCCATCGGCGCGGGCACCGGCTCGTCGTGGGGCGTGTTCGCCGCGGAGGGGCCCGGCCTGCGTCTCGAGGCCCACCGCGATCGCGACGGATGGCGGCTCTCCGGCACGAAGCCCTGGTGCTCCCTCGCGCAGCAGCTCACCCACGCTCTCGTCACCGCGTGGGACGGCGACGAACGCCGGCTGTTCGCGGTCGCACTGCGCACTCCCGAGGTCGACGCTCATGCGGGTCCTTGGCACGCCCGTGGACTCGTTCCGGTGGTGAGTGCTCCGGTCGACTTCACCTCCGCGGCCGCGGTGCCCGTCGGCGAGGCCGGCTGGTATCTGCGCCGCCCCGGCTTCGCACGCGGCGGGATCGGCGTGGCGGCGTGCTGGTGGGGAGGGGCGGTCGCCCTTCGTGGTGCATTGCTCGACGCGGCTCGACGCCCCGGCGCCGATCAGCTGTCGCGGGTCCACCTCGCCCGCGTCGACACGGCCCTGTGGAACGCACGGCTCGCTCTCCGCTCGGCGGCCGAGGCGATCGACGCCGACCCTGATCCGGCGCTGCTCGCCGGGCGCGTGCGCGCTGTCGTGGCGGCTGCCGTCGAGACGACACTCGCCGAATCGGCCCGCGCACTCGGGCCACTCCCGCTCGTCGCAGACGAGCCACATGCGCGCCGCGTCGCCGACCTGCAGATCTATCTCCGCCAGCACCACGGGGAGCGTGACCTCGCGCGGATCGGGACCAGCCTGAGCGAGGGGCGCGGAGCATGGTGAGTTTCAGCCACCGAGACGCCGGCACACCCGAGGCGACCTGGACGGAGGCCTTCGCCGGGCGTGCGCTCCCGACGATGCCCGACGACGTCGACCACCTCATCGTCGTCGCCGCCCACCCCGACGACGAGACCCTGGGAGCGGCCGGCCTGATGACGCGCGTAGCGGCGCGCGGCGGCGCCGTGACGGTGCTCGTCGTGACCGACGGCGAGGGGTCGCACCCGGACTCGCCGACCCACCGGCCGGATGAGCTCGCCCACCTGCGCCGAGAAGAGGCGACCCGGGCGCTCGCGGAGCTCTCGCCGACCATCCGCCCGCGGTTCCTCGGAGTTCCCGACGGTGAGACGGATGCCGCGCGCGACGAGATCGCGCGCGCCCTGCGTGACGCACTGCAGGCTGACCCCGGCAGCACCCGCCGGCTCGTCGTGTCACCCTGGCAGGGCGACGGGCACCGCGATCATCGGGTCGTCGGCGAGGTGGTCGACGAGGTGTGTTCACACGTCGGCATCCCCTGCCGGGCCTACCCCATCTGGCTGTGGCACTGGGGCTCGCCCGCCGACGTCCCCTGGGACGAGATAGAGATCGTCGACCTCAGCGGCACCGAACTCGACAGCAAACGTGCCGCCACTCGCATGCACCGCAGCCAAGTAGAGCCCCTGTCGGCGGCCCCCGGCGACGAAGTGATGCTCCATGAGGGGATGCAGCAACACTTCGACCGCTCGTTCGAGGTGTTCATCCGCGCCCCGCGCGAGGCGCGAAGCCTGACCCGCGGTTTCTTCGACGCGTTCTACCGGCGCAACGGCGACGACCCCTGGGGCTTCGA
It contains:
- a CDS encoding bifunctional PIG-L family deacetylase/class I SAM-dependent methyltransferase yields the protein MVSFSHRDAGTPEATWTEAFAGRALPTMPDDVDHLIVVAAHPDDETLGAAGLMTRVAARGGAVTVLVVTDGEGSHPDSPTHRPDELAHLRREEATRALAELSPTIRPRFLGVPDGETDAARDEIARALRDALQADPGSTRRLVVSPWQGDGHRDHRVVGEVVDEVCSHVGIPCRAYPIWLWHWGSPADVPWDEIEIVDLSGTELDSKRAATRMHRSQVEPLSAAPGDEVMLHEGMQQHFDRSFEVFIRAPREARSLTRGFFDAFYRRNGDDPWGFDSRWYEQRKREITMATLPRARYRSALELGCSTGALTALLAERCDALLAVDIADAPLAVAARRLGERSDVRLARAALPGEWPGGEFDLVVLSEVGYYWDTTDLTAAVGRIVSSLTPDGHLIACHWRHPVAEYPLSGDDVHAALHAEGSLTRLVRHDEEDFILEVFAGAAARSVANETGLVA